The proteins below are encoded in one region of Vicia villosa cultivar HV-30 ecotype Madison, WI unplaced genomic scaffold, Vvil1.0 ctg.001989F_1_1, whole genome shotgun sequence:
- the LOC131637388 gene encoding zingipain-2-like has protein sequence MKFLIIVCIMILWACAMSRTLYESSVAEKHQQWMIKHGRTYTDSVEMEKRLQIFKENLEYIEKFNNAGNKSYKLGLNPYSDLTSEEFIASHTGIKIPNQLSSSKLGSNAILFDVNDNVPTNLDWREQGAVTDVKNQGNCGCCWGFSAVAAVEGITKIKAGNLISLSEQQLLDCDQQSHGCGGGYMDSAFQSIIQTNGIASEADYPYQEVQQTCQKNDQMTTAAQITSFVDVHANDEQQLLQAIAQQPVSAGIKVGSDFQSYKEGIYSGTCGTSFNHAVTAVGYGVTEDGTKYWLIKNQWGKDWGEGGYMRVLRENGDPEGQCGIAAHASYPTI, from the exons ATGAAGTTTCTTATTATTGTTTGTATCATGATCTTGTGGGCATGTGCTATGTCTCGCACACTCTATGAATCATCTGTTGCCGAAAAACATCAGCAATGGATGATCAAACACGGACGCACATACACAGATAGTGTTGAAATGGAGAAACGCTTACAAATATTCAAAGAGAATTTGGAATACATAGAAAAATTTAACAATGCTGGTAACAAGAGTTACAAGCTTGGCCTAAATCCATATTCTGATTTGACTAGTGAAGAGTTTATTGCTTCACATACCGGAATTAAGATTCCAAACCAACTTTCTTCCTCTAAGTTGGGGTCAAATGCAATACTGTTCGATGTTAATGATAATGTTCCAACCAACTTAGACTGGAGAGAACAGGGAGCTGTCACTGATGTTAAGAACCAAGGCAATTGTG GATGTTGCTGGGGATTTTCAGCTGTGGCAGCTGTAGAAGGTATTACGAAAATCAAAGCTGGTAACTTGATCTCATTGTCGGAGCAACAATTGCTTGACTGTGATCAACAGAGCCATGGTTGTGGTGGAGGTTATATGGATAGTGCCTTCCAATCTATAATACAAACCAATGGTATCGCTAGTGAAGCAGATTATCCATACCAAGAAGTTCAACAAACATGCCAAAAAAATGATCAGATGACAACCGCAGCTCAAATAACTAGTTTTGTAGATGTACATGCTAATGATGAACAACAACTACTACAAGCTATAGCACAACAACCAGTATCAGCTGGAATCAAAGTTGGTAGTGACTTTCAGTCATACAAGGAAGGCATATATTCCGGAACATGTGGAACATCCTTTAACCATGCAGTTACAGCAGTTGGTTATGGAGTAACGGAAGATGGAACAAAGTATTGGTTGATTAAGAATCAATGGGGTAAAGATTGGGGTGAAGGAGGGTACATGAGGGTGTTGAGGGAAAATGGTGACCCTGAAGGTCAATGTGGCATTGCTGCACATGCTTCTTATCCCACTATATAG